One stretch of Xiphophorus maculatus strain JP 163 A chromosome 19, X_maculatus-5.0-male, whole genome shotgun sequence DNA includes these proteins:
- the LOC102236570 gene encoding zinc transporter 2-like isoform X1 → MDLPSDSETQLLVETYLEPLTRSSPMGIRNPDSELSEDDCSAGQESSDVSKSENKTRRVARRKLLVACAVSLVFMAGEVIGGYAAHSLAIMTDAAHLLTDFGSIVISIFSLEVSSRPQTQTMTFGWHRAEILGMFLSIVSVWAVTAVLVFSAVQRIAEGEYDIDGQIMLVTSACAVVVNVLMVLILHQSGASHGHNHEVPIAQRDKRTRGRHHGNASVKAAFVHVLGDLLQSVGVLLAASIIHFWPEYKVADPLCTFLFSVVVVGTTLPVSKAVFRILMEGAPQGVGSVREQLLSVGEVKAVNGLHTWSLNMDHSLLSAHIAIDEGADSQIVLRKATKLLRSKFGFSSITIQVERCKASSKR, encoded by the exons ATGGACTTGCCGTCTGACTCGGAAACACAGCTCCTCGTTGAGACTTACCTGGAGCCTCTCACAAG GTCGAGTCCTATGGGGATTAGGAATCCGGATTCGGAGCTCAGTGAAGACGACTGCAGCGCGGGGCAGGAGTCGAGCGACGTGTCAAAGTCTGAGAACAAGACGAGACGTGTGGCCAGAAGGAAGCTCCTTGTCGCGTGCGCCGTCAGCCTCGTCTTTATGGCCGGAGAGGTGATCG GCGGATACGCGGCTCACAGTTTGGCCATCATGACGGACGCGGCTCACCTTCTGACGGACTTCGGCAGCATCGTGATCAGCATCTTCTCCCTGGAGGTTTCGTCCAGGCCTCAAACTCAAACCATGACTTTCGGCTGGCACCGAGCAG AGATTCTGGGGATGTTCCTCTCCATCGTGTCGGTCTGGGCCGTGACGGCGGTTCTGGTCTTCTCAGCCGTGCAGAGGATCGCTGAGGGCGAGTACGACATCGACGGCCAGATCATGCTCGTGACCTCGGCCTGCGCCGTGGTTGTCAACGTCCT GATGGTTCTGATTCTTCATCAGTCCGGTGCCTCACACGGCCACAACCACGAGGTCCCCATAGCGCAGAGGGACAAACGGACTCGGGGTCGTCACCACGGCAACGCGAGTGTGAAGGCGGCCTTCGTCCACGTGTTGGGCGACCTGCTGCAGAGTGTCGGCGTCCTCCTGGCTGCTAGCATCATTCACTTCTGG CCTGAGTATAAAGTGGCAGATCCCCTTTGCACCTTCCTGTTCTCAGTCGTCGTCGTCGGAACGACACTTCCCGTCTCGAAGGCCGTGTTCAGGATACTGATGGAAG GCGCTCCTCAGGGCGTCGGCTCCGTTAGAGAGCAGCTACTGTCCGTGGGAGAAGTCAAAGCCGTTAACGGTTTGCACACATGGAGCCTCAACATGGACCACTCTCTGCTTTCCGCACACATCGCTATAG ATGAAGGTGCGGATTCACAGATCGTCCTCAGGAAGGCAACAAAGCTCCTTCGTTCCAAGTTTGGTTTCTCCAGCATCACAATCCAAGTGGAGCGATGCAAGGCTTCATCCAAAAGAtga
- the LOC102236570 gene encoding zinc transporter 2-like isoform X2 codes for MDLPSDSETQLLVETYLEPLTRSSPMGIRNPDSELSEDDCSAGQESSDVSKSENKTRRVARRKLLVACAVSLVFMAGEVIGEMRIRGSQFGHHDGRGSPSDGLRQHRDQHLLPGGFVQASNSNHDFRLAPSRMVLILHQSGASHGHNHEVPIAQRDKRTRGRHHGNASVKAAFVHVLGDLLQSVGVLLAASIIHFWPEYKVADPLCTFLFSVVVVGTTLPVSKAVFRILMEGAPQGVGSVREQLLSVGEVKAVNGLHTWSLNMDHSLLSAHIAIDEGADSQIVLRKATKLLRSKFGFSSITIQVERCKASSKR; via the exons ATGGACTTGCCGTCTGACTCGGAAACACAGCTCCTCGTTGAGACTTACCTGGAGCCTCTCACAAG GTCGAGTCCTATGGGGATTAGGAATCCGGATTCGGAGCTCAGTGAAGACGACTGCAGCGCGGGGCAGGAGTCGAGCGACGTGTCAAAGTCTGAGAACAAGACGAGACGTGTGGCCAGAAGGAAGCTCCTTGTCGCGTGCGCCGTCAGCCTCGTCTTTATGGCCGGAGAGGTGATCGGTGAGAT GCGGATACGCGGCTCACAGTTTGGCCATCATGACGGACGCGGCTCACCTTCTGACGGACTTCGGCAGCATCGTGATCAGCATCTTCTCCCTGGAGGTTTCGTCCAGGCCTCAAACTCAAACCATGACTTTCGGCTGGCACCGAGCAG GATGGTTCTGATTCTTCATCAGTCCGGTGCCTCACACGGCCACAACCACGAGGTCCCCATAGCGCAGAGGGACAAACGGACTCGGGGTCGTCACCACGGCAACGCGAGTGTGAAGGCGGCCTTCGTCCACGTGTTGGGCGACCTGCTGCAGAGTGTCGGCGTCCTCCTGGCTGCTAGCATCATTCACTTCTGG CCTGAGTATAAAGTGGCAGATCCCCTTTGCACCTTCCTGTTCTCAGTCGTCGTCGTCGGAACGACACTTCCCGTCTCGAAGGCCGTGTTCAGGATACTGATGGAAG GCGCTCCTCAGGGCGTCGGCTCCGTTAGAGAGCAGCTACTGTCCGTGGGAGAAGTCAAAGCCGTTAACGGTTTGCACACATGGAGCCTCAACATGGACCACTCTCTGCTTTCCGCACACATCGCTATAG ATGAAGGTGCGGATTCACAGATCGTCCTCAGGAAGGCAACAAAGCTCCTTCGTTCCAAGTTTGGTTTCTCCAGCATCACAATCCAAGTGGAGCGATGCAAGGCTTCATCCAAAAGAtga